The segment TGCGTGTTGGCGCTCCAGTCGAGCTGCGAGAAGATCGCCTGCCGGTTGGTCTCGATGGGCTCCCAGAGCACGGTCTGTCGTCCGAGCGACCGGTCGTACGTGTCCACACGCTCCTCGGTGTGGGCCGCCCCGATCGCGAACCGCACCCGGTCCCCCGAGAACTTCCAGTTCCCCTGGGCCTCGACGCCCCAGCGCTGGTCATCCGTCGTCAACTCGTAGCCGACGACCAGCGCCTTCACCATGTTCACCTGCTCGCCCTCGCGCGAGGTGTAGTGCGCGAGGACGTTCCAGTGCGGGCTCGAGAAGTTGAGCCTGTAGAACGGGCGCTTCGAATCGAGGTTCTGCACGCGGCCGATCCCGGTCTGGAACACCGGGCCCTTGATCGTGGACAGCCCGATCTCGGCGGTTAGGAGCACCTTGTCGGAGAAGTAGCGATCGACGCGCACCGCGCCGAATCGGATCTCGTTGTCCTGCTCGCGCGGGAGCGTCCGCTCCCCGGGTAGGCAGTCGGTCTCGCCGACGAGCAGGCAGAACTCGGAGTACTCCGGCGCGACGACGACGTCCGGGTTGCGGGAGATGCTGTAGTCGCCGGAGTCCTTGAAGCCGGCCAGCACCTTCGCGTACCACCCGTCGCCGAACTGGAACGCCTGCCGGAAATCGACGCCCCGCGAGTTCAGCTCGCCGAACGTCGTGCGGAACAGTCCGCCCAGGCTGTCCTTGGGGGCCTTGCTCGTGATGTTCACCACACCGCTCGACGCGTTCGCGCCGTACAGGGCCGCGCTCGGACCCCGGATGAACTCGAGCTGGGCCACGTCGTCCAGCCCCCCCGAGATCGCGGCCCATTCCTGTGCGCCCAGGAGCACGACGCCGACATCGCGACCGTCGATGTACGTCGAGACCCGCCGGTTCAGCGAGCTGTTGAATCCCCGCGTGTTGAAGTTGAAGTCGTAGAGCCCGCTCTGCGTGACCTCGGCGCCGGGGGTGAACTCCAGGATCTTGGGAACCTGGCCGGTGGAGGCGACCTGCGCGATCTCCTCTTCGTGGATCGCGGTGACCGCCGCCGGGGCGTCGACGACCTTCGTCGCGAGCGCCTCGGCGACGACGGTCATCTCCTCGTACCCCTGCAGCTCCCAGTCCACCTCGAACTCGACCTTGACGGTGCCGGCCTCGGAGACGACCAGGGGCACGACCTTGGTCTCCTCGCCGCGCGTCAGGACGACGGCGTAGGTGCCCAGCGGGACCTTGCTGAAGCTGAAGTACCCCCCCGCGTCCGTGTCGTCGGTGCGCTTCAGCTCGTTGATCAGGACGATCACGCCCCCGACGCCGGTACCCTGCTTCGTGACGCGCCCCTCGACGTGGGCCGTGTCGTCGGCCGCGGCGAGCGGGCCCGTTCCGACACCGAAACACAGGCACAGGGCGAAGGCCCTCGATCGCTTCGACTTCATCTCGCCCCCACCCCGGGCGCGTGTGCGCCCCGCATGCGGCGTATACCGAAGCCTCCGCCGGTGGTCAAGGGTCTTCGCGAGCTCCGGCGACATTGGAGGCCCCGCGCGAGGTGTAGACTCCGCACTTTTCCGGAGGCCCCGCCATGAACCGCCCCGCCGTCGTTCCCGTCGCGCTCCTCGCCGCCTGCGCCGCGGTCGCCGCCGACCCCGGGGCGCCGCCCGAGAAGGCCGAGGAGCGCTTCATGAACGTCCTGGCGCTCAAGGGGATCCCCGCCGACGACCTGGTCCCGGCGATGCAGTTCATCTCCGCATCGCTCGGCGTCGACTGCGACTTCTGCCACGTGGACCGCAAGCCCGAGGCCGACGACAAGAAGAAGAAACTCGTCGCGCGGGAGATGATCGAGCTGCAGCGATCGATCAACCGGAACTTCAACGGCCACGTCGTCGTCACGTGCATGACCTGCCACAGGGGGTCGACCCGTCCGGAGGCCGTCCCGCCCGTGGCCGACGGATCCGCCCCCCCGGCGCAGCCCCC is part of the Candidatus Polarisedimenticolaceae bacterium genome and harbors:
- a CDS encoding TonB-dependent receptor, producing the protein MKSKRSRAFALCLCFGVGTGPLAAADDTAHVEGRVTKQGTGVGGVIVLINELKRTDDTDAGGYFSFSKVPLGTYAVVLTRGEETKVVPLVVSEAGTVKVEFEVDWELQGYEEMTVVAEALATKVVDAPAAVTAIHEEEIAQVASTGQVPKILEFTPGAEVTQSGLYDFNFNTRGFNSSLNRRVSTYIDGRDVGVVLLGAQEWAAISGGLDDVAQLEFIRGPSAALYGANASSGVVNITSKAPKDSLGGLFRTTFGELNSRGVDFRQAFQFGDGWYAKVLAGFKDSGDYSISRNPDVVVAPEYSEFCLLVGETDCLPGERTLPREQDNEIRFGAVRVDRYFSDKVLLTAEIGLSTIKGPVFQTGIGRVQNLDSKRPFYRLNFSSPHWNVLAHYTSREGEQVNMVKALVVGYELTTDDQRWGVEAQGNWKFSGDRVRFAIGAAHTEERVDTYDRSLGRQTVLWEPIETNRQAIFSQLDWSANTHFKFVFAGRLDKSTLHETQFSPKAAAVWNINSENSMRLTYNRAFQVANYSELFLHTPISYFPIGGFVRTICGAPPPILPEPVDCGIEGDFVPILAVGNDDLKLEHTEAWELGYSGLLASKVLVTVDYYRSKNDDFITDLVPQVGTVLG